A DNA window from Helianthus annuus cultivar XRQ/B chromosome 15, HanXRQr2.0-SUNRISE, whole genome shotgun sequence contains the following coding sequences:
- the LOC118487511 gene encoding uncharacterized protein PB18E9.04c-like, whose translation MELNEQGISEPKDDKNPEPKRKNPTRKVREPKHTPSRPTKHASKPLSKSPKHQSSTQRAVVTPAVSTTVGTSVVSAGVRPKTTTSTTTTAPPNIPSPPRQPSPPAKMQKTSTDTSVVVMATSIETPVVSTAVSQSPITSIITFQSTITPKSTPPKKPPAQEQKTSADTLVALMTTVDETPVVSTPVSQNTTTTLQVIFTPIKKPPTNTSSPNKIYTRKSKFQSKDEDVSAPVPLSSVPYNVIPPQPFIPPTLANPIKDLKILEGYNPANITPIAATYPLELEAVKNEMRQFYTEDDSSKRRFPSLIGFRDPANMDEYLKLKARQADMRARFECKDQGDKAISERMQFLLTKVRQMEDYARDLSKEMSNLPPEADLQKEMRKDYLAFIMKEKFYPAKEEQFSEWPLIALKHEVNRIERIKNDPGMKRSAPN comes from the coding sequence ATGGAGCTGAATGAGCAGGGTATTTCTGAGCCAAAGGATGACAAAAATCCTGAGCCAAAAAGAAAgaatcccactagaaaagtgagagAACCCAAACACACACCATCCAGACCCACAAAGCATGCTTCCAAACCACTTTCCAAAAGCCCCAAACATCAATCTTCCACCCAAAGAGCTGTTGTAACACCTGctgtatcaacaactgttggtacttcagtggtttcagcaGGTGTTAGACCAAAAACCACCACCTCAACTACAACCACTGCCCCACCAAACATTCCATCACCACCAAGGCAACCATCACCTCCTGCTAAAATGCAGAAGACttctactgacacatcagtagttgtaatggcAACATcgattgaaacaccagttgtttcaactgctGTTAGTCAGTCACCTATCACTTCCATCATCACCTTTCAATCGACTATCACACCAAAATCAACACCACCTAAAAAACCACCTGCTCAagagcagaagacatctgctgacacattAGTAGCTCTAATGACAACAGTAGATGAAACACCTGTTGTCTCAACACCTGTTAGTCAAAACACCACCACTACACTCCAAGTCATATTCACTCCAATTAAAAAACCACCAACAAACACTTCTTCACCAAATAAAATTTACACCAGAAAAAGCAAATTTCagtcaaaagatgaagatgtatcAGCACCCGTTCCTCTTTCATCTGTACCCTACAATGTGATTCCACCACAACCATTCATTCCACCAACTCTAGCCAATCCAATAAAAGATCTAAAAATTCTTGAAGGCTATAACCCTGCTAATATTACTCCAATAGCTGCAACTTACCCACTGGAATTGGAAGCTGTAAAGAATGAAATGAGACAATTCTACACAGAGGATGAttcttcaaaaagaagatttccttctctcataggcttcaGAGATCCAGCAAACATGGATGAGTATCTAAAACTCAAAGCCAGGCAAGCTGATATGAGAGCTAGATTTGAATGTAAAGATCAAGGTGACAAAGCTATTTCTGAAAGAATGCAATTCTTGCTCACTAAAGTTAGACAAATGGAAGACTATGCAAGAGACCTGAGCAAAGAAATGTCTAATCTGCCACCTGAAGCTGACCTACAAAAGGAAATGAGAAAGGATTATCTTGCATTCattatgaaagaaaaattctatccagcTAAAGAAGAACAGTTCAGTGAATGGCCACTCattgctttaaagcatgaggtgAACAGAATTGAGAGGATAAAAAATGATCCAGGTATGAAAAGGTCAGCACCAAACTAG